A stretch of the Lactuca sativa cultivar Salinas chromosome 9, Lsat_Salinas_v11, whole genome shotgun sequence genome encodes the following:
- the LOC111896417 gene encoding transcription factor MYB61: MGRHSCCYKQKLRKGLWSPEEDEKLIKHITKFGHGCWSSVPKLAGLERCGKSCRLRWINYLRPDLKRGTFSQQEEKLIIELHAVLGNKWSQIAAQLPGRTDNEIKNLWNSSIKKKLRQRGIDPNTHKPLSEVNDDRKDPSGSNEKNSQGSYSYLDEKTEPPAAAMASSYPLIDNPPPATHEFFLNRFVTSHEATTKPTDSQHLSGFLPFSYTQQPPPPTESSDIFFNTDSKPSSELITEYTSGISNPLLSAPPRNTANFQQQSNWGSGNNGSSGGFFQNNGGYHPWGLTDCNKSQNQINGVESEQDYIKWNDQFLQVPFLMGKSAIESKPEVNFGVNHELYHGQQSVDTYNKHFQRISTSFGHFS; this comes from the exons ATGGGGAGGCACTCTTGTTGTTATAAACAGAAGCTAAGAAAAGGTCTATGGTCCCCTGAAGAAGATGAAAAGCTCATCAAACATATCACTAAATTCGGCCATGGCTGCTGGAGCTCCGTCCCTAAACTTGCAG GCCTTGAAAGATGTGGCAAGAGTTGCAGACTACGATGGATTAATTACCTGCGACCTGATTTGAAACGAGGCACATTCTCTCAACAAGAAGAGAAACTCATCATCGAATTACATGCAGTTCTTGGGAATAA GTGGTCTCAGATTGCAGCTCAGTTGCCCGGAAGAACAGATAATGAAATCAAGAACTTATGGAACTCTTCGATCAAGAAGAAATTAAGGCAACGAGGGATTGATCCGAACACTCATAAACCACTTTCGGAAGTCAATGATGATCGTAAAGATCCTTCCGGGAGCAACGAAAAGAACTCACAGGGCTCGTACTCGTATCTTGATGAGAAAACTGAACCACCGGCGGCGGCGATGGCGTCATCTTACCCTCTAATTGACAACCCTCCACCGGCGACACATGAATTCTTCCTTAACAGGTTTGTAACGAGTCACGAAGCTACAACCAAGCCGACGGATTCCCAACATCTCTCCGGATTCCTCCCTTTTAGTTATacacaacaaccaccaccaccgacGGAATCTTCTGATATTTTCTTCAATACCGATTCCAAGCCATCGTCGGAGTTGATCACGGAATACACAAGTGGTATCTCTAACCCCCTCCTCTCAGCTCCGCCGCGCAACACCGCCAATTTCCAGCAACAGAGTAATTGGGGGAGTGGCAATAATGGAAGCAGCGGTGGTTTCTTCCAGAACAACGGTGGGTATCATCCATGGGGGTTGACTGATTGCAACAAAAGTCAAAACCAGATTAATGGTGTAGAGAGTGAACAAGATTACATCAAATGGAATGATCAATTTCTTCAAGTTCCATTTTTAATGGGGAAATCGGCGATTGAGAGTAAACCAGAAGTCAATTTCGGGGTGAACCATGAACTGTATCATGGACAGCAAAGTGTGGATACTTATAACAAGCATTTCCAGAGGATTTCAACAAGCTTTGGACATTTTTCATAG